One stretch of Passer domesticus isolate bPasDom1 chromosome 2, bPasDom1.hap1, whole genome shotgun sequence DNA includes these proteins:
- the LOC135293390 gene encoding collagen alpha-1(I) chain-like isoform X3, with amino-acid sequence MRRHLGFPGNRCRGGRGSRESPGFPARLRAAAGSGRASPPGRAGPGRAPLPRGVPGPAPPPLAGAAGAPGEQRPRPQRKDVRLDDQRQRKPNKEKLLLWKSPEE; translated from the exons ATGAGGAGACACCTGGGTTTCCCTGGCAACAGGTGCCGCGGCGGCCGGGGGAGCCGGGAGAGCCCGGGTTTCCCCGCTCGGCTCCGCGCCGCCGCCGGCTCCGGGCGCGCCtcgccgccgggccgggccgggccgggccgggcgcccCTGCCCCGCGGGGtccccgggccggccccgccgcccctggcaggagcagccggGGCACCGGGCGAGCAGCGGCCCCGCCCGCAGCGGAAG GATGTTAGACTTGATGACCAAAGACAAAGGAAACccaacaaagaaaaattattgcTATGGAAATCCCCAG AAGAATGA